Sequence from the Nitrosospira multiformis genome:
ATGGTATAGGGATCGTCTGTAACGGATAATCCTTTGAAGGCATAGGCGATGGTGGGATGAAAAGCAGCATAATCTAATTCGACTACCGGCCGATGCGGAGGCGGGCGGGCTGATTTGCTACGAAGCATTCAAGACGATTTCCGGGCAACATAATTTTCCTCCGGATTTTCCCTCGTCCGAGGTGGCGTGTAGCCTCTTTTCATCGCTATTGTCACGCCCTGACGTGTACTCGGTGGTGGCCGAGAGTGAGGGGCGGATCGTGGGCAGCAATTTCCTGTGGGAAGATGCGGCCATCGCGGGTATCGGTCCACTGACGATCGCCCCGGACATCCAAAACAGCGCCCTCGGCCGACGCCTGATGGAGGACGTATTGGCGTGTGCCCGGCGGAAACGGTTCGCCGGGGTGCGCCTGGTGCAAGCCGCCTATCATAACCGTTCCCTGGCCCTTTATGCCAAACTGGGGTTCGACATACGGGAGCCACTGGCAAACCTGCAGGGACCAGCGCTGCGACTCGATATTCCCGGCCACACCGTCCGTTCCGCGCAAGCCGAGGATGAGAACGCTTGCAATCGTCTCTGTCAAAACGTCCACGGTCACGATCGGGGTCAAGAGCTACGTCAAGCAATCCAGCAAGGCACTGCCACCATCGTTGAACACGCCGGTCGCATCACCGGCTACGCCACATTAATCGGGTTCTTTGGGCATGCCGTGGGGGAGAGCAATGAAGATCTCAAGGCCCTCATCGGGGCTGCGGAGGCCTTCGCGGGGCCGGGGTTTCTCCTGCCCACGCGCAATGGCGAACTGTTCCGCTGGTGCTTGCAGCACGGACTTCGCGTCGTTCAGCCCATGACATTGATGAGCTTCGGGCTCTACACCCAGCCTTCGGGCACTTTCCTGCCTTCGATTCTCTTTTGAAAGCGGGTCATCTTTCTTAGGCGCATTTTTTCTTGACGGCGAATGCCTTCCATTGCTGAGCTATATATCAAGAGTAGCCCCTATCCTCGCACCGACCCTCCGGTAGAGGTAAGCCTGTTTAAGAAATCCATCTTGATCTAACCAAGCATCATCAACTCGGAACTCTGTCTCGGGTACTGGAGTCCCCTTAACTCGGTTAATAATGGTCTCAAGAGTAGCAGGCCTCTCCGACCTGATCATGTCCTCTTCTGCTTGGCTATAGCTATCGTAATACATAACGGTAATCGTTGCCATTTCACTCTCCATTAGTAGTTTTCGATTGTGTTTCGGGTTACTCAATTGTCCCTTTAGGTATTTACGGCATTGCGAGATTTCTCTTGAATTTATTTTGTTAAATTTGATTCCAGTTGCACTCTTGGGTGATTTGACCATTGAACCCAGATACATGCATGGGGAAACCCGTTTTAATTGATCTTGATAAGCCCTAATCTGGAACGCCAAGTCAAACTACTAGAAACATATAAACCGAATTACAGCTGCCGAACTGCGAACAACTTGAATGCTCAATCAGCAGCAACAAGCATGTAAATTTCATACTCGGCACCGGCGGCTATTACATTTGCAGGTACTATCTGGATTC
This genomic interval carries:
- a CDS encoding GNAT family N-acetyltransferase; its protein translation is MSRPDVYSVVAESEGRIVGSNFLWEDAAIAGIGPLTIAPDIQNSALGRRLMEDVLACARRKRFAGVRLVQAAYHNRSLALYAKLGFDIREPLANLQGPALRLDIPGHTVRSAQAEDENACNRLCQNVHGHDRGQELRQAIQQGTATIVEHAGRITGYATLIGFFGHAVGESNEDLKALIGAAEAFAGPGFLLPTRNGELFRWCLQHGLRVVQPMTLMSFGLYTQPSGTFLPSILF